A portion of the Ferrimonas lipolytica genome contains these proteins:
- a CDS encoding cryptochrome/photolyase family protein, with amino-acid sequence MQLVWLRNDLRVSDNPALYAACESAQPVEVVFIATPGQWQQHNWGSNKISWVAANLKSLKQQLNQLNIPLHISSCDAFENVPQHLNELMAELGATSLLCNAEPGFNESVRDHRVQEILVNSGYSWQRFAESNLLDYDAILTGKGAPYRVFTPFLRNARRWLSSNNPQPLPAITTLPQVLGQQLDRWHSRPPYQLSWPPGELQAWRTLQAFIDSPIQQYQTARDVPSIAGTSRLSPYMAIGAISPINIYKQLQQLSHGDGETTWLNELIWREFYRYLMHHYPRLSKNLAMYPNKEPCWDNNSHWFSCWAEGKTGFPLVDAGMRELNNTGWMHNRLRMLCASFLVKDLHLDWRLGEAYFMSKLIDGDFASNNGGWQWAAGCGADAAPYFRHFSPTRQAQRFDAKAVYQQRHLPELINGYPPPMVDHKAQCQRFSARVKELSNGV; translated from the coding sequence ATGCAATTAGTATGGCTCCGCAATGACCTTCGTGTCAGCGACAACCCAGCACTGTACGCAGCTTGTGAATCTGCTCAACCGGTGGAAGTAGTATTCATAGCCACCCCAGGTCAATGGCAACAACACAACTGGGGAAGTAACAAAATAAGTTGGGTCGCGGCAAACCTAAAATCACTAAAGCAACAACTCAATCAGCTCAATATTCCCTTGCACATCAGCAGCTGCGACGCCTTTGAAAACGTACCACAGCATCTAAATGAGTTAATGGCAGAGCTTGGGGCCACCTCACTGCTCTGTAATGCTGAACCAGGCTTCAATGAGTCAGTACGTGATCACCGTGTACAGGAGATTCTGGTCAACAGTGGTTATTCGTGGCAGCGATTTGCTGAAAGCAACCTGCTCGATTATGACGCAATTTTAACCGGCAAGGGGGCTCCCTATCGAGTGTTCACGCCATTTTTGCGCAACGCAAGACGCTGGCTATCGAGCAACAATCCGCAACCATTACCAGCAATTACCACGCTGCCACAAGTGCTGGGACAACAACTTGACCGATGGCACAGTCGACCACCTTATCAATTATCTTGGCCTCCGGGAGAGCTACAAGCATGGCGTACCCTGCAAGCGTTCATTGATAGCCCCATACAGCAATATCAGACAGCACGAGATGTTCCTTCGATAGCAGGTACCTCGCGGTTGTCACCATATATGGCTATCGGCGCCATTAGCCCAATCAATATCTATAAACAACTCCAACAGCTGTCTCACGGCGACGGCGAAACAACTTGGCTAAACGAACTGATTTGGCGCGAATTCTATCGTTACTTGATGCACCACTATCCAAGGCTTTCTAAAAACCTTGCAATGTATCCGAATAAAGAGCCTTGCTGGGACAACAATAGCCACTGGTTCTCTTGCTGGGCTGAGGGTAAAACAGGATTCCCGTTAGTCGATGCCGGTATGAGAGAACTGAATAATACTGGTTGGATGCATAACCGGCTACGTATGCTGTGCGCCAGCTTTCTAGTAAAAGATCTGCACTTGGATTGGCGCTTAGGCGAAGCCTATTTTATGTCGAAGTTGATTGATGGAGATTTCGCTAGCAACAACGGCGGATGGCAATGGGCTGCAGGGTGTGGCGCCGACGCCGCACCCTATTTTCGCCATTTTAGTCCAACAAGACAGGCACAGCGCTTTGACGCCAAAGCCGTCTATCAACAACGCCACCTGCCCGAGCTAATCAATGGTTATCCGCCACCGATGGTAGACCATAAAGCACAATGCCAGCGCTTTTCTGCACGAGTTAAGGAGCTATCCAATGGAGTCTAA
- a CDS encoding nuclear transport factor 2 family protein, with the protein MESKPDWLVCFGNIWQQLDTSNMDSIDKLYHPEIIFQDPCGTINGRDQLKQHMAELYRNVSAISYELMEPIGSSQSTAAQPWVMTFRHPKLNSGNNISVNGVSILKTQNGLIISHRDYFDMGEMIYESIPILGRVVTHLKHKLAP; encoded by the coding sequence ATGGAGTCTAAACCAGATTGGTTAGTTTGCTTCGGAAATATTTGGCAACAGTTAGATACATCCAATATGGATAGTATCGATAAGCTTTATCACCCTGAGATAATATTTCAAGATCCCTGTGGAACCATCAACGGAAGGGATCAATTAAAACAACACATGGCTGAGCTATACCGGAATGTCTCAGCTATTAGCTACGAGCTAATGGAACCGATTGGCAGCAGCCAATCAACAGCCGCACAACCCTGGGTTATGACCTTTCGGCATCCAAAATTAAACTCTGGGAACAACATTAGCGTGAACGGTGTTTCAATACTAAAAACACAAAATGGCTTGATTATTAGCCACCGGGACTATTTCGATATGGGCGAGATGATTTATGAATCTATCCCAATTTTGGGACGAGTCGTAACCCACTTAAAACATAAGCTTGCACCATGA
- a CDS encoding DUF2878 family protein: protein MSRTDLITIALFKLSWLVAIFGQQAWLWLQLIIVTIAVVTTPIRLALPVILFATAGVILDSVLHYTGVLSFVPSTDFIPLYLALLWLSFSILIIKMKSSLPTKKLTLSVLFGVAGASGYSAATLAGTTVLSPNFTIAAIIIVFAWMTWITAAYHWLEDKI, encoded by the coding sequence ATGAGCCGTACTGACCTTATAACAATCGCTCTTTTCAAACTCAGTTGGCTAGTCGCGATTTTTGGCCAACAGGCTTGGTTATGGTTACAGCTTATAATCGTAACAATCGCTGTGGTAACAACGCCAATTCGTTTAGCACTGCCGGTTATCTTGTTCGCTACAGCAGGTGTAATACTAGATTCAGTTTTACATTACACGGGAGTACTTTCATTCGTACCAAGCACTGACTTCATCCCACTCTATCTAGCGCTTTTGTGGCTCAGCTTTTCTATATTAATCATAAAGATGAAAAGCTCGTTACCAACTAAAAAGTTAACACTGTCAGTGTTGTTTGGGGTGGCTGGAGCTAGCGGCTACAGCGCGGCTACGTTAGCCGGAACAACGGTTCTTAGCCCAAATTTTACAATAGCTGCCATAATTATTGTATTCGCATGGATGACGTGGATAACTGCAGCCTATCACTGGTTAGAAGATAAGATTTAA
- a CDS encoding TIGR02450 family Trp-rich protein — translation MNVISSRLLLRSKWTATNRFHDETHFLVQSVLHDTHGEVKSVVLQGINNRHHYEMPINQLEDSDRWRIGWT, via the coding sequence ATGAATGTTATTAGTTCTCGACTATTACTTCGCTCCAAGTGGACCGCAACCAATCGGTTCCATGATGAGACTCACTTCTTAGTGCAATCGGTATTACATGACACCCACGGCGAAGTAAAATCTGTGGTACTGCAAGGCATCAACAATCGTCACCATTACGAAATGCCAATTAATCAACTAGAAGACTCTGATCGTTGGCGCATCGGCTGGACGTAA
- a CDS encoding DUF7467 domain-containing protein, translated as MRADHLINVSRLTAAAILSVFTLFMPISVLADGDEVLQTPTDPDIVTAINAGNKIRISGTGLHSLPEQPGVISITVNEGETIERALLYWQVFDVDSQFDTSLQVVRDDGNMYDVFGTIIGTHVNDSGTQDLAFYDALSATIRADITDLLRSGGNTFSITGLDDISLPPGKGDDGKNGAGILLIYSDGSSSTVQLVDGHDAGWWGGVRTSNDNLTYTRQVRFDFEATDSERFADLSMFVASVEGTVQSGTMRHSVVEIQVGDDPADLTRDIDALTSSQGDEWDDYVRNVRIPAGADYIEIQILSERGDGAAPDPNNGNNPASFVWLAAGISVPQEVENACECRPKVLTFKYIGGSCDASNNDQGDKFSCYGNLNGADNVDIEVTSNKRRRSGIELSSNEVTTGQEFSLISNAVGGQRGRLPAQSKILLSDGDDSIFLDIHTSCSVPLATGDQFGPLVLVGFEEGNQCSTCSHKDKRHDKKKKRGKKHKKGHN; from the coding sequence ATGCGAGCAGATCACTTAATCAACGTTAGCAGGCTAACCGCAGCTGCCATCCTTTCGGTATTTACGTTATTTATGCCGATATCCGTGTTGGCTGACGGCGATGAGGTATTACAAACTCCTACCGATCCAGACATCGTTACTGCTATTAACGCCGGTAACAAGATCAGGATATCAGGGACGGGTCTACATTCATTGCCGGAGCAGCCCGGTGTTATCTCGATTACGGTAAACGAAGGCGAAACCATTGAACGAGCATTACTGTATTGGCAGGTCTTCGACGTGGACTCACAGTTCGACACCAGCCTCCAAGTCGTTCGTGATGACGGTAACATGTATGACGTATTTGGTACCATTATTGGCACACACGTCAACGATAGCGGCACTCAAGATCTCGCTTTCTACGATGCCCTCTCAGCAACCATTCGAGCTGACATAACTGATCTCCTCCGCAGCGGAGGTAACACATTCAGTATTACCGGCCTTGACGATATATCTTTGCCACCTGGCAAGGGAGACGATGGTAAGAATGGCGCAGGCATTTTATTAATATACAGTGACGGCAGCAGCTCAACCGTTCAACTTGTAGATGGACACGATGCCGGTTGGTGGGGCGGTGTTCGTACCAGCAATGACAATCTGACTTACACTCGCCAAGTTCGTTTCGACTTCGAGGCAACGGATAGCGAGCGCTTCGCCGATCTGTCGATGTTTGTTGCCAGTGTTGAGGGGACGGTCCAGTCTGGCACCATGCGCCACTCTGTGGTTGAGATCCAAGTAGGTGACGACCCTGCAGATCTAACCAGAGATATAGATGCCTTAACCAGCAGCCAAGGGGATGAATGGGATGATTACGTACGAAATGTAAGGATCCCAGCCGGCGCAGATTATATCGAAATTCAAATACTATCCGAGCGCGGTGATGGTGCAGCCCCAGATCCGAACAATGGTAACAACCCTGCATCGTTTGTATGGTTGGCTGCTGGCATCTCAGTTCCCCAGGAGGTCGAGAATGCCTGTGAGTGCCGGCCTAAGGTGCTTACATTCAAATACATCGGTGGTAGTTGTGATGCCTCCAACAACGACCAAGGCGATAAGTTTTCATGTTATGGAAACTTAAACGGTGCTGACAACGTGGATATTGAAGTCACGTCTAATAAGCGCCGTCGCAGTGGTATTGAACTAAGTAGTAACGAAGTTACTACTGGGCAAGAGTTTAGCTTGATTAGCAATGCAGTAGGTGGTCAACGTGGGCGCTTACCGGCGCAATCGAAAATATTGCTAAGTGATGGCGATGACAGCATTTTTTTAGATATTCATACATCGTGTTCGGTACCACTCGCTACTGGTGATCAGTTTGGTCCGTTAGTGCTAGTCGGCTTTGAAGAGGGTAATCAATGCAGCACTTGCAGTCATAAAGACAAACGCCACGATAAGAAAAAAAAGCGCGGTAAGAAACACAAAAAAGGACATAATTAA
- the gmhB gene encoding D-glycero-beta-D-manno-heptose 1,7-bisphosphate 7-phosphatase, translating to MNQSAVFLDRDGVINVDHGYVHDVESFEFIPGTLEACVKLHRAGYALIVVTNQSGIARGYYDEQQFLQLSQWMREQFQQAGAPLTDVYYCPHHPDKGNAPYIGKCECRKPEPGMLLRAAKEHNIDLSDSIMIGDKYGDMLAGKLAEVRQCVLVRSGKSVDGKGEVLADSVEDNLAAAAEWVLNQ from the coding sequence ATGAACCAAAGCGCTGTATTTTTAGACCGAGATGGTGTGATTAATGTCGATCATGGTTACGTCCATGATGTCGAGTCGTTTGAGTTTATACCTGGAACACTAGAAGCCTGTGTAAAACTGCATCGAGCGGGTTACGCACTTATTGTTGTGACAAACCAAAGTGGCATCGCTCGTGGTTATTACGACGAACAGCAGTTTTTGCAGTTGTCTCAATGGATGCGTGAACAGTTTCAACAGGCTGGAGCACCGCTAACAGACGTTTATTACTGTCCGCATCATCCAGATAAAGGTAATGCACCTTATATAGGTAAGTGCGAATGTCGTAAGCCAGAGCCGGGAATGTTGTTACGTGCAGCTAAGGAACACAACATCGATCTATCCGATTCAATCATGATCGGCGACAAATATGGCGATATGTTGGCGGGTAAGCTGGCAGAAGTTCGCCAATGCGTATTAGTCCGCTCTGGTAAGTCGGTTGATGGTAAGGGTGAAGTCTTAGCTGACAGTGTCGAAGACAATTTAGCTGCGGCAGCAGAATGGGTCTTGAACCAATAA
- the metN gene encoding methionine ABC transporter ATP-binding protein MetN: MITLSAICKTYQSGGKRIEALKPTDLHVPKGEIFGIIGSSGAGKSTLIRCVNLLERPDAGAVLIDGNDLTLLNDSQLRQERQHIAMIFQHFNLLASRTVYQNVALPLELAGVSKDAIAAKITPLLDLVGLSDKTNVYPANLSGGQKQRVAIARALANDPKVLLCDEATSALDPSTTKSVLQLLKTINQKLGLTILLITHEMDVVKQICDQVALIDDGQLVEQAEVGAFFAGAKTELARTFVRSTLHVELPESYQALLSNSAADNNKPVIQLCFHGDTVDAPVITQVAQQFNVDLSIISAQMEFIGGSKFGLLLAEVLGEANAINHAIEYFQQHNIDVEVLGYVN, from the coding sequence ATGATTACTCTCAGCGCCATCTGCAAAACGTATCAATCAGGTGGCAAGCGCATTGAAGCACTGAAACCAACTGACTTGCATGTGCCCAAGGGCGAGATATTTGGCATTATCGGTTCATCCGGTGCAGGTAAAAGTACTTTAATCCGTTGCGTGAACTTGCTTGAACGCCCTGATGCCGGCGCAGTATTAATTGATGGTAACGACCTTACCCTGCTTAATGATTCGCAACTGCGTCAAGAACGCCAACATATTGCGATGATTTTTCAGCATTTCAATTTGCTGGCATCACGAACCGTATACCAAAACGTGGCATTGCCACTGGAATTGGCCGGTGTAAGTAAAGACGCCATCGCAGCAAAGATCACTCCGTTACTAGATTTGGTTGGCCTCAGTGACAAAACTAATGTTTATCCAGCAAACCTAAGCGGTGGTCAAAAGCAACGTGTGGCGATAGCTCGTGCATTGGCTAACGATCCTAAGGTGTTGCTGTGTGACGAGGCTACTTCAGCGTTAGACCCTTCTACAACCAAATCAGTGTTACAACTGCTTAAGACCATCAATCAGAAGCTCGGTTTGACCATCTTACTGATTACTCATGAGATGGATGTCGTCAAACAGATCTGCGATCAAGTGGCACTAATTGACGATGGCCAACTAGTTGAGCAAGCCGAAGTTGGGGCTTTCTTTGCCGGCGCAAAAACCGAATTGGCTCGTACCTTTGTGCGCAGCACCTTGCACGTTGAGTTACCGGAGTCCTATCAAGCGCTTCTTAGTAACAGTGCTGCTGATAATAACAAGCCAGTTATCCAACTTTGTTTCCATGGCGATACTGTTGATGCCCCGGTTATTACCCAGGTTGCCCAGCAATTTAACGTCGACTTAAGCATTATCAGTGCTCAGATGGAGTTTATCGGCGGCAGCAAATTCGGCTTATTGCTGGCTGAGGTTTTAGGTGAAGCCAACGCAATCAACCACGCAATTGAGTACTTCCAACAACACAACATTGACGTAGAGGTACTTGGATATGTCAACTGA
- a CDS encoding methionine ABC transporter permease — translation MSTDLIPLLWDATLQTLQMVLVAGAMATLFGVPLGVVLHLSKKGQLLENRLLHRSLGLVVNIGRSVPFIILLVAIIPFTRMIVGTSIGTIAAIVPLTIGAIPFIARLIEAALIEVPVGLIEAAQAMGADKKQTIIKILLPEALPGIVNSITITLVTLVSYSAMAGAVGGGGLGDVGIRYGYYRFEPDVMIATIVVLLILVQLFQSLGDAVVRRIDHR, via the coding sequence ATGTCAACTGATCTTATCCCGCTATTGTGGGACGCAACCTTACAAACCTTACAGATGGTGTTAGTGGCTGGCGCTATGGCTACCCTCTTCGGAGTTCCTCTAGGTGTTGTACTGCATCTGAGTAAAAAGGGGCAGTTACTAGAAAACCGATTGTTGCATCGTAGCCTCGGTCTAGTGGTAAACATCGGTCGCTCAGTCCCGTTCATTATTTTACTGGTAGCAATCATTCCGTTTACTCGCATGATCGTTGGCACCAGTATCGGTACCATCGCAGCAATTGTGCCACTGACTATCGGTGCAATTCCCTTTATCGCTCGCCTAATTGAAGCTGCCCTTATTGAAGTACCAGTTGGTTTGATTGAAGCCGCCCAAGCAATGGGCGCCGATAAGAAGCAAACCATTATTAAGATCTTACTGCCAGAAGCGCTGCCAGGAATCGTTAATAGCATCACCATCACCTTGGTTACCTTAGTTAGCTACTCAGCCATGGCTGGTGCGGTTGGCGGCGGCGGTCTGGGCGACGTAGGTATTCGCTATGGCTACTATCGGTTTGAACCCGACGTAATGATCGCCACCATCGTCGTACTGCTTATTTTGGTGCAACTGTTTCAATCGCTTGGTGATGCTGTTGTAAGACGCATCGACCATCGATAG
- the metQ gene encoding methionine ABC transporter substrate-binding lipoprotein MetQ codes for MKKTIRNLFAVAATLVLAACGNEPASNTLKLGAIAGPEAQVAEVAAKIAKEKYGLDVEIIAFTDYVTPNAALHDGSIDLNAFQHRPYLDAQIDARGYEIVAVGNTFVYPIAAYSSSIQSLEQLPQNAKVAVPNDPTNLGRSLVLLEQQGLLKLKAGVGVAATPRDIVENPKEIEILELEAAQLPRSLQDVSFAVINNTFAGQAGLTLEKEGLFVESKDSPYVNLIVARSNNQNDERVKQFVDAYHSDAVYQRASELFNGNIVKGW; via the coding sequence ATGAAAAAGACAATTCGTAATCTATTCGCAGTAGCCGCAACTTTAGTTCTAGCTGCATGTGGCAATGAGCCTGCAAGCAATACTCTAAAATTAGGCGCTATTGCTGGCCCAGAAGCACAGGTAGCTGAAGTTGCCGCAAAGATTGCTAAAGAGAAGTATGGTCTTGATGTCGAAATCATCGCCTTTACTGACTACGTAACACCGAATGCGGCTTTACACGATGGCAGCATCGATTTGAACGCGTTCCAACACCGTCCGTACTTGGACGCGCAAATTGACGCTCGTGGCTACGAAATCGTTGCCGTTGGCAACACCTTTGTATACCCAATTGCAGCATACTCCAGCAGCATTCAATCGCTGGAGCAGCTACCGCAAAACGCTAAGGTCGCTGTGCCAAACGATCCAACCAACCTCGGTCGTTCACTGGTGCTGTTGGAACAACAAGGTTTACTCAAACTAAAAGCTGGCGTTGGTGTAGCTGCTACCCCACGTGACATCGTCGAGAACCCTAAAGAGATTGAAATCTTAGAACTTGAAGCCGCACAGCTACCGCGTTCACTGCAAGATGTTAGCTTCGCCGTAATCAACAACACCTTTGCAGGTCAAGCTGGCCTCACGCTGGAAAAAGAGGGTCTGTTTGTTGAATCAAAAGACAGCCCGTATGTGAACTTAATTGTTGCCCGCAGCAACAACCAAAATGATGAACGAGTAAAGCAATTTGTTGATGCTTACCACTCCGACGCCGTTTACCAACGCGCTTCTGAACTATTTAATGGCAACATCGTTAAAGGCTGGTAA